The following coding sequences lie in one Rutidosis leptorrhynchoides isolate AG116_Rl617_1_P2 chromosome 4, CSIRO_AGI_Rlap_v1, whole genome shotgun sequence genomic window:
- the LOC139839974 gene encoding uncharacterized protein — MVMAFSLPSPPPLNIPAIYSSSTVNINRNKLSLTRTFVTKASPNDEDKTPSFNPFGFVTDNPSSRNAIQLPEAPAEDGNVGQMLSRIEDKGRDYGSYIKSGGFTWFVRETGSSDARLGPRGTVVFLHGAPTQSYSYRVVMSQLADSGFHCFAPDWIGFGFSDKPQPGYGYDYTEKEYHEQLDKLLNKLDIKSPFSLVVQGFLVGSYGLTWALKNPSRISKLVIMNTPLTASSPIPGLFQQLRIPLLGEFTCQNAIMAERFIEAGSAYSLKVEKADVYRLPYLKSSGPGFALLEAAKRANFKGTSGQIAEGFASGRWDIPILVAWGISDKYLPQSIAEEFQKGNPSAVTLKLIEGAGHMPQEDWPEKVIDALRYFL; from the exons ATGGTTATGGCTTTCTCTCTACCTTCGCCTCCTCCGCTCAATATTCCGGCCATATATTCTTCATCCACCGTCAACATTAATCGAAATAAACTATCACTCACACGAACATTCGTTACTAAAGCTTCACCAAACGACGAAGATAAAACGCCGTCGTTCAATCCGTTCGGTTTCGTCACTGATAATCCTTCAAGCCGAAACGCTATTCAACTACCTGAAGCTCCGGCAGAAGACGGTAACGTCGGTCAAATGCTTTCT AGAATAGAAGATAAGGGGAGGGATTATGGCTCTTATATTAAATCCGGAGGATTTACATGGTTTGTTAGAGAAACAG GTTCATCTGATGCTCGTCTTGGCCCACGTGGAACTGTTGTTTTTCTCCATGGTGCTCCAACACAGTCTTACAGTTATCGAGTTGTAATGTCTCAG CTGGCAGATTCTGGTTTCCACTGTTTCGCACCTGATTGGATAGGATTTGGTTTCAGCGACAAGCCACAACCAGGATATGGCTATGATTACACTG AGAAAGAGTACCATGAACAACTGGATAAATTGCTCAATAAACTAGACATCAAATCTCCTTTCTCTTTAGTGGTCCAG GGGTTTCTTGTAGGTTCCTATGGATTAACTTGGGCCTTGAAAAATCCGAGCAGGATATCCAAACTTGTGATAATGAACACTCCTTTAACAGCTTCATCTCCTATCCCAGGACTGTTTCAACAGCTCAG AATCCCACTGCTTGGTGAATTCACCTGCCAGAATGCTATAATGGCTGAGCGCTTCATTGAAGCAGGTAGCGC CTATTCCCTGAAGGTGGAAAAGGCTGACGTTTATCGACTACCATATCTGAAAAGCAGTGGACCTGGATTTG CTTTGCTTGAAGCTGCCAAAAGAGCCAACTTTAAAGGGACATCAGGACAGATAGCTGAAGGCTTTGCATCCGGAAG ATGGGATATACCAATACTAGTTGCGTGGGGTATATCAGACAAGTATCTTCCTCAATCAATTGCAGAGGAGTTCCAAAAAGGAAACCCATCTGCTGTAACTCTAAAGTTAATCGAAGGAGCTGGTCATATGCCTCAAGAAGACTG GCCTGAGAAGGTTATTGATGCTCTTAGATACTTTCTCTGA
- the LOC139839971 gene encoding formamidopyrimidine-DNA glycosylase — protein sequence MPELPEVEAARRAIHENCIGKKIIRSIIADDTKVIDGVSRSEFEESITGKTIVGAHRKGKNMWIELDSPPFPSFQFGMAGAIYIKGVAVTKYKRSAVNDTDEWPSKYSKLFIELDDGLELSFTDKRRFAKVRLLTDPASVPPISELGPDALLEPMTEDELFKSLSKKKTPIKKLILDQSFISGVGNWIADEVLYQARIHPLQISANISKEGCTALHNSLKEVLEQAVEVGADSSQFPSNWIFHSREKKPGKAFVDGKKIDFIEAGGRTTAYVPELQKLIGDQATKTPVKPQKRSAKKNKDEADEAESEDEEIVKTEKPKGGKKTPSKAKKPPAKRKSKRSTDDDDDDDNDDDDDNDIDDEEDRVVKAKGDKKPFTKKKAKGSTRK from the exons ATGCCGGAGCTACCAGAAGTAGAAGCTGCTAGAAGAGCGATTCATGAAAATTGTATCGGAAAGAAAATTATACGATCGATTATCGCCGATGACACTAAAGTCATCGACGGCGTTTCACGTTCCGAATTTGAAGAATCAATCACCGGAAAAACAATCGTCGGAGCTCACCGGAAAGGAAAGAATATGTGGATCGAACTTGACTCACCTCCGTTTCCATCTTTTCAGTTCG GAATGGCTGGTGCTATATATATAAAGGGTGTTGCTGTTACAAAATATAAAAG GTCTGCAGTAAACGACACCGATGAGTGGCCTTCTAAATATTCCAAGTTATTTATAGAA CTTGATGATGGGTTGGAGCTATCTTTTACTGACAAGAGGAGATTTGCCAAAGTACGCTTACTAACAGAT CCGGCTTCTGTGCCACCCATTTCTGAGCTTGGCCCAGATGCTTTATTGGAACCAATGACTGAAGATGAATTGTTCAAATCGCTTAGCAAGAAGAAGACTCCCATTAAGAAACTTATACTAGATCAG AGTTTTATCTCAGGTGTTGGCAATTGGATTGCAGATGAAGTGCTATATCAG GCTCGAATTCATCCACTTCAAATATCTGCCAACATTTCGAAAGAAGGGTGTACGGCACTGCATAATTCTCTCAAAGAG GTCCTTGAGCAAGCTGTTGAAGTTGGGGCTGATAGTAGCCAGTTTCCCAGTAACTGGATTTTCCATTCCAGAGAAAAGAAGCCCGGGAAGGCTTTTGTTGATG GAAAGAAGATCGACTTTATTGAAGCTGGTGGCAGG ACAACAGCATACGTACCAGAGTTGCAAAAGCTAATTGGAGATCAAGCAACCAAAACACCCGTCAAACCACAAAAGAGGTCTGCCAAGAAGAACAAAGATGAAGCTGATGAAGCAGAAAGTGAAGATGAAGAAATTGTCAAGACTGAAAAACCAAAAGGAGGGAAGAAAACTCCCAGTAAAGCTAAAAAACCTCCTGCAAAACGCAAGTCCAAAAGAAGcactgacgatgatgatgatgatgacaatgatgacgatgatgataatgatattgatgatgaagaagatcgaGTGGTGAAAGCAAAAGGTGATAAAAAACCTTTCACAAAAAAGAAGGCGAAAGGAAGTACAAGAAAGTGA
- the LOC139904553 gene encoding glycerol kinase, translated as MAKEEAFIGSIDQGTTSTRFIIYDQNAKSIGSHQVEFTQFCPQAGWVEHDPIEILESVKMCISKAIDKATADGYNVDNGLKAIGITNQRETTVVWSKSTGVALYNAIVWMDSRTTSICRRLEKELSGGRTHFLHSCGLPISTYFSALKLLWLLENVEPVKEAVKKGDALFGTIDSWLIWNLTGGVNNGLHVTDVSNASRTMLMNLKTLAWDESTLETLKIPKNILPKIVSNAEVIGHVAKGWVIPGVPISGCLGDQHAAMLGQSCKKGEAKSTYGTGAFILLNTGEDVIESKHGLLTTLSFKLGKNAPTNYALEGSIAIAGAAVQWLRDSLGIIKSASEIEELASKVDSSGGVYFVPAFNGLFAPWWRDDARGVLIGITRFTNKSHIARAVLESMCFQVKDVLDSMHKDAGDKGENKNEKGKFLLRVDGGATVNNTLMQIQADLLGNPVVRPADIETTALGAAYAAGLAVGVWTEEEIFSNGERMKKDTTFDPVLNDELRTKKVESWFKAVERTFDLADLSL; from the exons ATGGCAAAAGAAGAAGCTTTCATTGGATCAATTGATCAAGGAACAACAAgcacaagattcatcatctatgaTCAAAATGCTAAATCCATTGGATCTCATCAAGTGGAGTTCACTCAGTTCTGCCCACAAGCAGG ATGGGTTGAACATGATCCAATTGAAATACTTGAAAGTGTGAAGATGTGCATATCAAAGGCAATTGATAAAGCTACTGCTGATGGGTATAATGTTGATAATGGCCTTAAAGCTATTGGGATTACTAATCAAAGAGAAACAACTGTTGTTTGGAGCAAGTCTACTGGGGTTGCTCTTTATAATGCCATTGTTTGGATGGATAGTAGAACCACTTCAATTTGCAG gagactagagaaagaattatcAGGGGGAAGAACTCATTTTTTACATTCATGTGGATTACCTATTAGCACATATTTTAGTGCACTCAAGCTCTTATGGCTACTCGAAAACGTTGAACCTGTGAAAGAAGCTGTTAAGAAAGGCGATGCCCTTTTTGGAACCATAGATTCGTGGTTAATTTGGAACTTAACAGGAGGTGTTAATAACGGTTTACACGTCACTGATGTCTCAAATGCATCAAGAACCATGCTTATGAACTTAAAAACACTTGCTTGGGATGAATCAACATTAGAAACATTAAAGATTCCTAAAAACATTCTCCCGAAAATTGTAAGTAATGCTGAAGTTATCGGGCATGTAGCTAAAGGTTGGGTGATTCCCGGGGTCCCGATTTCGGGTTGTTTAGGTGATCAACATGCAGCCATGTTGGGCCAATCTTGTAAAAAAGGCGAGGCGAAAAGTACTTACGGAACGGGTGCTTTCATACTTTTAAATACAGGTGAGGATGTGATTGAGTCAAAGCACGGTTTGTTGACTACTTTGTCTTTTAAGCTTGGAAAAAATGCACCTACAAATTACGCGCTCGAGGGGTCGATCGCAATTGCTGGTGCGGCGGTTCAATGGCTAAGGGAtagtttagggattattaaatcggCTAGTGAAATTGAAGAGTTGGCCTCAAAGGTTGACTCGAGTGGTGGTGTGTACTTTGTGCCTGCTTTTAATGGATTGTTTGCACCGTGGTGGCGTGATGATGCCCGTGGGGTGTTAATTGGGATTACTCGGTTTACAAATAAGTCGCACATTGCTCGAGCTGTTCTTGAAAGTATGTGTTTTCAGGTGAAAGATGTGTTGGACTCGATGCATAAAGATGCTGGTGACAAGGGGGAAAACAAAAACGAAAAGGGAAAGTTTTTGCTTAGGGTGGATGGAGGTGCCACAGTTAATAATACGCTGATGCAGATTCAG GCTGACTTGTTGGGTAACCCGGTGGTGAGACCAGCAGACATAGAGACAACAGCACTCGGTGCAGCCTATGCAGCTGGTTTAGCTGTTGGAGTTTGGACTGAAGAAGAAATATTTTCAAATGGAGAAAGAATGAAGAAAGATACTACTTTCGATCCTGTTTTGAACGATGAGTTGAGGACAAAGAAGGTGGAATCTTGGTTTAAAGCAGTGGAAAGAACGTTTGATCTGGCTGATTTGTCTCTCTAA